Proteins co-encoded in one Listeria ivanovii subsp. ivanovii genomic window:
- a CDS encoding glycohydrolase toxin TNT-related protein (This protein contains a domain related to Tuberculosis Necrotizing Toxin, which is the C-terminal effector domain of outer membrane channel protein CpnT, and which has a lethal NAD+-glycohydrolase activity.), producing MKDVNYREDDWREAKSALAPFNAANWFGGLFNHLEKVSKNMENAEEDIRDLDTDHAIHFQHTDHRSKYGEIEEDLKVLYQFSCHAGEKMETLVDQPFYEKLDAFVDGMQNLSITTYSTTNRIGAKSTQTYMSSYSNQPQVIESVKESATIEDLMNGDNFYANQMTLQYEAWKHENPDQKVSEADFKMGMLHTRAFDYKSVQDEQEEKEFWVNIVAAVVIVGVSIVCPPAGLALGVGFGALEASSAVTGKDWISGRELSDQERVLRGGFALLDIIPGVKAFSSGTKIASAGSKILRVGDDLLDGGKLAIKNAGKSFKGTIDNGIQAGKQALDLRIANVKKVADDAMQATKKKLTNDLNDIGEAAKTIQSKAKETFQIPPRERLAFAGVGDDIPVQTAAGGTSAAQKKLRDMMSKMDDLNIKGSDTDDIIREVEKKFTPKKITLDNGEIAFQAKDGTLVRSPDFLDEAGDIKWPKANGFVIDETGKAITVDANLKAGQIIDRYGDSSGRFTSPVEAGQILDYDTRGLPYPESVRPYFQYEVLKDINIKNVTEAYTNLSQNLRDRLDIVMEQFQFTLADLANPQQGEIAKVFGAGGGTQIQLETSVSWYEVLQLVREVK from the coding sequence ATGAAAGACGTAAACTACCGAGAAGACGACTGGCGAGAAGCCAAAAGTGCCCTAGCTCCATTTAATGCAGCCAATTGGTTTGGGGGTCTATTTAATCATTTAGAAAAGGTGTCGAAAAATATGGAGAATGCGGAAGAGGATATCCGTGACTTAGACACCGATCACGCGATTCATTTCCAACATACCGACCATCGAAGCAAGTACGGGGAAATCGAGGAAGACTTAAAGGTGCTGTATCAATTCAGCTGCCACGCGGGAGAAAAGATGGAAACGCTGGTAGACCAACCTTTTTATGAAAAGTTAGATGCCTTTGTGGATGGGATGCAAAATTTGAGTATCACGACGTACTCAACTACAAACCGCATTGGGGCTAAATCGACACAAACGTATATGTCTTCGTACAGTAATCAACCCCAAGTGATTGAATCGGTAAAAGAAAGTGCGACCATCGAAGACTTGATGAATGGGGACAATTTCTACGCCAACCAAATGACCCTCCAATATGAAGCGTGGAAGCATGAAAATCCAGACCAGAAAGTCAGCGAAGCCGACTTTAAAATGGGGATGTTACATACTCGTGCGTTTGATTATAAATCCGTCCAAGACGAACAAGAAGAGAAAGAGTTCTGGGTCAATATCGTTGCCGCCGTGGTGATTGTGGGCGTAAGTATCGTCTGCCCACCAGCCGGATTAGCACTTGGAGTAGGATTTGGCGCACTAGAAGCCTCTTCAGCAGTTACTGGAAAAGATTGGATATCCGGCCGAGAACTAAGCGACCAGGAACGCGTGCTCCGAGGAGGATTTGCCTTACTCGATATTATACCAGGAGTCAAAGCCTTTAGTTCCGGCACCAAAATCGCTAGTGCAGGTTCCAAAATATTGCGAGTCGGAGACGACCTACTCGATGGTGGGAAGCTCGCCATCAAAAATGCAGGAAAATCATTCAAAGGAACGATTGATAATGGCATTCAAGCTGGAAAACAAGCTTTAGACCTGCGTATCGCTAACGTTAAAAAAGTCGCAGACGACGCGATGCAGGCGACCAAGAAAAAATTAACAAATGATCTAAACGATATAGGCGAGGCAGCCAAAACCATCCAGTCCAAAGCCAAAGAAACCTTCCAGATACCTCCGAGAGAACGCCTGGCATTCGCTGGTGTGGGCGATGATATTCCCGTCCAAACAGCTGCTGGAGGAACAAGCGCTGCTCAGAAGAAACTCCGGGATATGATGAGTAAGATGGATGATTTGAATATCAAAGGGAGTGACACGGATGATATAATAAGGGAAGTGGAAAAGAAATTCACCCCGAAGAAAATCACCTTAGACAATGGAGAAATTGCTTTCCAAGCTAAAGACGGGACACTAGTTCGTTCACCAGATTTTCTAGATGAAGCAGGGGACATTAAATGGCCAAAAGCGAATGGATTTGTGATAGATGAGACTGGTAAAGCTATTACGGTGGATGCGAACTTGAAAGCAGGACAAATTATTGACAGATATGGGGACTCAAGTGGAAGATTCACAAGTCCAGTAGAAGCAGGACAAATTTTAGATTATGACACAAGAGGTTTGCCGTATCCTGAGAGTGTTAGACCTTATTTCCAATATGAAGTACTTAAAGATATAAATATAAAAAATGTAACAGAAGCTTATACTAATTTATCTCAAAATCTTAGAGATAGATTAGACATTGTTATGGAACAATTTCAATTCACTTTAGCTGATTTAGCAAATCCTCAACAAGGCGAGATAGCAAAAGTTTTTGGAGCGGGCGGAGGAACTCAAATTCAGCTTGAAACGTCAGTGAGTTGGTATGAGGTATTACAATTAGTAAGGGAGGTCAAATAA
- a CDS encoding Imm59 family immunity protein yields MLEYLKEQRKTIEETIYSQGLEKLRYSIFEGEENNKEEYQVRIEYKESYYEVYTTHERASIVGKYKFNDYESAKNKFFRLLELMVLSNRLAIQDGDIPSYPCSLWNN; encoded by the coding sequence GTGCTTGAATATTTAAAAGAACAAAGAAAGACTATTGAGGAGACAATTTATTCACAAGGATTAGAAAAATTAAGATATTCTATATTTGAAGGAGAAGAAAATAATAAAGAAGAATATCAAGTAAGAATTGAATATAAAGAATCGTATTATGAAGTCTATACCACTCATGAACGTGCCTCTATTGTAGGTAAGTATAAATTTAATGACTATGAAAGTGCTAAGAATAAATTTTTCAGATTATTAGAGCTAATGGTTTTATCAAATAGATTAGCTATTCAAGATGGAGATATCCCAAGTTATCCATGTTCATTATGGAATAATTAG
- a CDS encoding isocitrate lyase/PEP mutase family protein, translating to MTKNDEKLKSLHQKKEPLILYNCWDVSSARAIQAGGAKVMATISYAIAENLGVADGEQLTFDEMFQVLSRIAANTQLPLTVDIESGYAENLNELAKNAERLLSIGIAGINIEDQLIKATNPALCNTEEYCDKIKTIKQTVAKRNTNIFINARTDIFFQGRKETEALVNEAIKRTKAYAKAGADSIFIPGLLTPQLIRTFVEKSPLPVNVMLMDGMVSTAKLTEIGVKRISYGPNSYFQAKLAIQQAAEKIFGGVEII from the coding sequence ATGACAAAAAACGATGAAAAATTAAAATCTCTACACCAAAAAAAGGAACCATTAATTTTATATAACTGCTGGGATGTTAGTTCTGCTAGAGCGATACAAGCAGGCGGAGCAAAAGTCATGGCGACAATCAGTTACGCTATCGCAGAAAACCTTGGAGTGGCAGACGGTGAGCAACTAACTTTTGACGAAATGTTCCAAGTTCTATCACGAATTGCAGCCAATACACAACTCCCGCTAACCGTAGACATCGAAAGTGGTTATGCTGAAAATCTTAATGAACTCGCCAAAAACGCTGAACGCCTACTTTCAATTGGAATAGCTGGTATAAATATAGAAGACCAACTCATCAAGGCTACCAATCCCGCATTATGTAACACGGAGGAATATTGTGATAAAATCAAGACAATAAAACAAACGGTAGCTAAAAGAAATACGAATATATTTATAAATGCACGAACGGACATCTTCTTCCAAGGACGAAAAGAGACAGAAGCACTAGTAAATGAAGCAATCAAACGAACAAAAGCATACGCCAAAGCAGGCGCAGATTCGATTTTCATCCCAGGGTTACTAACGCCACAATTAATCCGTACTTTTGTCGAGAAATCTCCGCTACCAGTCAATGTCATGCTAATGGACGGAATGGTTTCAACTGCCAAACTAACAGAAATCGGCGTAAAAAGAATAAGTTACGGGCCAAATAGTTATTTTCAGGCTAAATTAGCAATTCAACAAGCGGCAGAAAAGATTTTCGGAGGAGTGGAAATAATATGA
- a CDS encoding bifunctional transcriptional activator/DNA repair enzyme AdaA has product MITNSRDIDKYYEMLVEKNSNYEGVFFVGVKTTGILCRPTCPAKKPLKANCEFFSTAKEALLASYRPCKRCEPLSNPTKTSPAVKLLVDAIEQNPEKKWTDKDFDGLSISANTARRQFQKQFGMTFIEYARSRRLGLAFKHIRNGDSIINAQMASGYESGNGFRDAFSKTMGNVPHKSKEITILYSAWLETKLGSMLAIADDEHLLLLEFVDRKGLETEIKKLRTRLKAVISPEKTDVIKRIEVELALYFDGELVDFKTPIRYIGSDFQQSVWNELRRIPVGETVSYKALAEKLGKPTASRAVARANGTNQLSLIVPCHRVINSNGELGGYGGGLARKEWLIKHEKMVPK; this is encoded by the coding sequence ATGATCACCAATTCGAGGGATATTGATAAATATTACGAGATGTTAGTAGAGAAAAACTCGAATTATGAAGGAGTGTTTTTTGTTGGTGTCAAGACAACGGGGATACTTTGCAGACCAACTTGTCCGGCGAAAAAGCCGTTGAAAGCTAATTGTGAGTTTTTTAGTACAGCCAAAGAAGCACTTCTAGCATCATATCGGCCTTGTAAACGTTGTGAACCGCTCTCGAACCCAACCAAGACGTCGCCAGCTGTGAAATTGCTTGTCGATGCGATTGAGCAAAATCCTGAGAAGAAATGGACGGATAAGGATTTTGATGGGCTATCTATCAGTGCAAATACGGCACGGCGCCAGTTTCAGAAGCAATTTGGGATGACATTTATTGAGTATGCTCGGTCGCGTCGCTTGGGACTTGCCTTTAAACACATTCGAAATGGTGATTCAATCATAAATGCGCAGATGGCTAGTGGCTATGAATCAGGAAATGGCTTTCGCGATGCTTTTTCGAAAACGATGGGAAACGTTCCACATAAATCAAAAGAAATCACCATTTTATATTCCGCCTGGCTTGAGACGAAACTTGGCTCGATGCTTGCGATTGCAGATGATGAGCATTTATTACTTTTAGAATTTGTTGATCGAAAAGGTTTGGAAACAGAGATAAAAAAATTGCGCACACGATTAAAAGCAGTAATTTCGCCTGAAAAGACGGATGTTATCAAGCGAATTGAAGTAGAATTGGCGCTATATTTTGATGGGGAGTTAGTGGACTTTAAAACACCGATTCGCTATATTGGTTCAGATTTCCAGCAAAGTGTTTGGAACGAATTACGACGAATCCCAGTTGGTGAGACGGTTTCGTATAAAGCTCTTGCGGAAAAGCTTGGTAAACCTACTGCAAGTCGGGCTGTTGCAAGGGCGAATGGTACGAATCAACTTTCGCTAATTGTCCCGTGCCACAGAGTTATTAATAGTAACGGTGAGCTAGGTGGTTATGGTGGTGGGCTTGCTCGGAAAGAATGGTTGATTAAACATGAAAAG